From a region of the Parus major isolate Abel chromosome 25LG1, Parus_major1.1, whole genome shotgun sequence genome:
- the LOC107214570 gene encoding lysosomal acid glucosylceramidase-like, with product MWAVGVLGWLLLLLLLPVSRVAGARPCIPKDFGHGSLVCVCNATYCDTLDPLVLPTPGSYVKYESSKAGKRLERSEGRFQSSLRTPGLLLTLNISTLYQHVKGFGGSLSDAAAMNILKLSQPAQDNLLRSYFSESGIEYNLIRVPMACSDFSVRPYSYDDVPDDYELKHFRLADEDVKMKIPLLNRALAMSKRPLLLFASPWTAPAWMRSNGDVRGKGTLKGKAGDKYHKTWANYFIKFLDEYAKHNVTFWAVTAQNEPLAGLFTPPQAPTIAFTAAQQRDFIAQDLGPALARSPHRTRLLMLDDQRIHLPHWAKVVLGNATAARYVAGLAVHWYLDAIVPPGCSLEATHKLFPDHFLLYTEACTGFFMFRFAVSLGCWERGDHYSYSILTVMNHFVSGWTDWNLVLDLEGGPNWVKNFVDSPVIVDGSKDVFYKQPMFYHMGHFSKFIPEGSRRVGLHSSHRCLLCQLEHVAVLRPDGALVLVVLNRFGRDVPFGIRDPAMGFIETVAPAHSIQTYLWRQQ from the exons GTGCCCGACCCTGCATCCCCAAGGATTTTGGGCACGGCTCGCTGGTTTGTGTGTGCAACGCCACGTACTGTGACACGCTGGACCCCCTGGTCCTGCCGACCCCCGGCTCCTACGTCAAGTACGAGAGCAGCAAGGCCGGAAAGCGGCTGGAGAGGAGCGAGGGGAGATTCCAGAGCAGTCTGCGCACCCCAG GGCTGCTGCTGACCCTCAACATCTCCACGCTGTACCAGCACGTGAAGGGCTTCGGAGGGTCCCTCTCCGATGCTGCTGCCATGAACATCCTGAAGCTGTCACAGCCAGCCCAGGACAACCTGCTGCGCTCCTACTTCTCTGAGAGTG GGATTGAGTACAACCTCATCCGGGTCCCCATGGCTTGCAGCGACTTCTCTGTGCGCCCCTACAGCTACGATGATGTCCCTGATGACTATGAGCTGAAGCACTTCAGGCTGGCAGACGAGGACGTGAAGATGAAG ATTCCCCTTCTGAACCGAGCTTTGGCCATGAGCAAGCGGCCGCTGTTGCTGTTCGCCAGCCCCTGGACTGCCCCAGCCTGGATGAGGAGTAACGGGGATGTCCGTGGGAAAGGGACTCTGAAGGGGAAGGCAGGGGACAAGTACCACAAGACCTGGGCCAACTACTTCATCAA GTTCCTGGATGAATATGCCAAACACAATGTGACCTTCTGGGCAGTGACGGCGCAGAACGAGCCACTGGCGGGGCTCTTTACACCCCCCCAGGCCCCCACCATCGCCTTCACGGCCGCACAGCAGCGGGACTTCATCGCCCAGGACCTGGGCCCCGCGCTGGCCCGCAGCCCCCACCGCACACGGCTCCTCATGCTCGACGACCAGCGCATCCACCTCCCGCACTGGGCCAAAGTG GTCTTGGGAAATGCCACAGCTGCCCGTTATGTGGCTGGCCTGGCGGTCCACTGGTACCTGGATGCCATCGTCCcgcctggctgcagcctggaggCCACCCACAAGCTCTTCCCCGACCATTTCCTCCTCTACACAGAGGCCTGCACTGGCTTCTTCATGTTCCGCTTCGCCgtgtccctgggctgctgggagcgGGGGGACCACTACAGCTACAGCATCCTGACG GTCATGAACCACTTTGTGTCTGGTTGGACCGACTGGAACCTGGTCCTGGATCTGGAGGGAGGCCCCAACTGGGTCAAGAACTTCGTGGACAGCCCAGTCATTGTGGATGGCAGCAAGGACGTTTTCTACAAGCAGCCCATGTTCTACCACATGGGGCACTTCAG CAAGTTCATCCCCGAGGGCTCCCGGCGGGTGGGGCTGCACAGCAGCCACCGTTgcctcctctgccagctggaGCACGTGGCTGTCCTGCGCCCCGATGGTGCCCTTGTCCTGGTGGTCCTCAACAG GTTTGGCCGGGATGTGCCATTTGGAATCCGGGACCCTGCCATGGGCTTCATTGAGACTGTGGCTCCAGCCCACTCCATCCAAACCTACCTGTGGCGCCAGCAGTGA
- the LOC107214536 gene encoding lysosomal acid glucosylceramidase-like → MEALEGLGSILPSPASLWPLEQVSGELCKCCGVGKARWSQVAKSSPGSSSNTESHELSHSKLTFPAPPDASPPSKHSQDTGPATAATETQREVVWQQLQSVHWHCLSRCSRGAMGPGCASVLGWLLLAQVALQVTGGRPCDAKDFGHGSLVCACSATYCDTLDPLVLPAPGSYVKYESSKAGKRLERSEGSFQHNAKSPDFHLTLDTAQRYQKVKGFGGSITDAAAINIQSLSKDAQKHLLRSYFSEEGIEYNLVRVPMASTDFSVRLYTYADAEGDFELRHFNLTEEDTHMKIPILQAAQAVAKRPLSLYASPWTSPVWMKTNGAMTGRGTLKGSPGDKYHRAWAKYFIRFLDEYAKYNLTFWAVTAGNEPTAGEIVFYPFQCLGFSPEHQRDFIAQDLGPALANSSHRHVQLIILDDQRVMLPYWAEVVLKDPVAASYISGIGIHWYLDFLAPIDLTLSITHHLFPDYFLLSTEASTGSYFWEPRVVLGGWDRGSKYSHSILTNLNNYVTGWTDWNLALDMEGGPNWSKNYVDSPVIVDSSKDVFYKQPMFYHLGHFSKFIPEGSQRVGLAVSKKCRRCDLEHSAFLRPDGAIVLVVLNRSPMDVSFGISDPRVGFFEAVAPSDSIQTFLWKQPA, encoded by the exons ATGGAGGCACttgaggggctggggagcatcctcccctccccagcttcCCTCTGgccactggaacaggtttcaGGAGAGCTTTGCAAATGCTGTGGTGTGGGGAAAGCTCGCTGGAGCCAGGTTGCAAAATCATCCCCGGGCTCCTCTTCAAACACAGAGTCCCATGAGCTGTCCCATTCCAAACTCACCTTTCCTGCTCCGCCAGACGCGTCACCTCCCAgcaagcacagccaggacacaggTCCCGCCACCGCTGCCACAGAGACGCAGCGAGAGGTGGTTTGGCAGCAG CTCCAGAGTGTCCACTGGCATTGTCTGAGCCGCTGCAGCAGAGGTGCCATggggccaggctgtgccagtgtcctgggctggctcctgctggcacaggtggCCCTGCAGGTCACAG gtggCCGTCCCTGTGATGCCAAGGATTTTGGGCACGGCTCGCTGGTCTGTGCCTGCAGTGCCACGTACTGTGACACGCTGGACCCCCTGGTCCTGCCAGCCCCCGGCTCCTACGTCAAGTACGAGAGCAGCAAGGCCGGCAAGCGGCTGGAGAGGAGTGAGGGGAGCTTCCAGCACAACGCCAAGAGCCCAG ATTTCCACCTCACCCTGGACACGGCACAGAGGTACCAGAAGGTGAAGGGGTTTGGTGGCTCCATCACTGATGCGGCTGCCATCAACATCCAGTCCCTGTCCAAGGATGCCCAGAAGCACCTGCTCCGCTCCTACTTCTCCGAGGAAG GCATTGAGTACAACCTGGTGCGTGTGCCCATGGCCAGCACTGACTTCTCCGTCCGCCTGTACACCTACGCCGACGCCGAGGGCGACTTCGAGCTGAGGCACTTCAACCTGACCGAGGAGGACACGCACATGAAG ATCCCCATCCTCCAAGCAGCCCAGGCAGTGGCCAAGCGGCCGCTGTCACTGTATGCCAGCCCCTGGACCTCGCCGGTCTGGATGAAGACGAATGGAGCTATGACAGGGAGGGGAACACTGaagggcagccctggggacaagTACCACCGGGCCTGGGCCAAGTACTTCATCAG GTTCCTGGATGAATACGCCAAGTACAACCTGACCTTCTGGGCAGTGACGGCAGGGAACGAGCCCACGGCTGGTGAGATCGTCTTCTACCCCTTCCAGTGTCTGGGCTTCTCCCCCGAGCACCAGCGGGACTTCATTGCCCAGGACTTGGGCCCAGCACTGGCCAACAGCTCCCACCGCCATGTCCAGCTCATCATCCTGGATGACCAGAGGGTGATGCTGCCCTACTGGGCAGAGGTG GTTCTCAAGGACCCTGTGGCTGCCAGCTATATCAGCGGCATCGGCATCCACTGGTACCTGGATTTTCTGGCGCCCATCGACCTGACACTCTCCATCACCCACCACCTCTTCCCAGACTATTTCCTCCTCTCCACGGAGGCCTCCACAGGCTCCTACTTCTGGGAGCCCAGGGTGGTGCTGGGTGGATGGGACCGTGGGAGCAAGTACAGCCACAGCATCCTGACG AACCTCAACAACTACGTGACAGGCTGGACCGACTGGAACCTGGCCCTGGACATGGAGGGAGGCCCCAACTGGAGCAAGAACTATGTGGACAGCCCTGTCATTGTGGACAGCAGCAAGGACGTCTTCTACAAGCAGCCCATGTTCTACCACCTGGGCCACTTCAG CAAGTTCATCCCTGAGGGCTCACAGCGTGTGGGACTGGCCGTCTCCAAGAAGTGCCGCCGCTGTGACTTGGAGCACTCGGCTTTCCTGCGCCCCGACGGCGCCATCGTCCTGGTGGTTCTGAACCG ctcccccATGGACGTGTCCTTTGGGATCTCCGACCCACGCGTCGGTTTCTTCGAGGCCGTGGCTCCCAGTGACTCCATCCAGACGTTCCTCTGGAAGCAGCCAGCCTAG
- the MTX1 gene encoding metaxin-1, producing the protein MAAPMELFCWAGGWGLPSVDPDCLAVLTYARFTGAPLKVHRVTSPWRSPSGHLPALRTQDEGTISKPQQIITHLRKQKYNADYDLSATQSADTLAFVSLLEEKLLPVLIHTFWVDAKNYVEHTRKWYAETIPFPLNFFLPNAMHKRHLERLQLMWGDDYMEDEEKLEKELYREARECLTLLSQRLGSQKFFFGDSPASLDALVFSRLAPLLKAKLPNGKLQQHLKSLQNLCNYCTSILSLYFPWDRGDPLTGAPRAAGTDGSEAEEDPHKRRKQLLSVLVGLAAMLGYAFLSGIVSIQRGSVGPAGRQPVTLEEEEEEEEE; encoded by the exons ATGGCGGCGCCCATGGAGCTGTTCTGCTGGGCcgggggctgggggctgccctCGGTGGATCCTGactgcctggctgtgctg ACCTACGCGCGGTTCACGGGGGCGCCGCTGAAGGTGCACCGGGTCACCAGCCCCTGGAGGAGCCCCTCCG GGCACCTGCCCGCGCTGAGGACACAGGACGAGGGCACCATCTCCAAACCTCAGCAGATCATAACACACCTCAGGAAACAG AAGTACAACGCTGACTATGACCTGTCGGCCACGCAGAGCGCGGACACGCTGGCCTTCGTGTCcctgctggaggagaagctgctgccagtgctg ATCCACACCTTCTGGGTGGACGCCAAGAACTACGTGGAGCACACACGGAAGTGGTATGCAGAAACCATCCCCTTCCCCCTCAACTTCTTCCTGCCCAACGCCATGCACAAGCGGCACCTGGAGCGGCTGCAGCTGATGTGGGGGGACGACTACATGGAGGatgaggagaagctggagaaggag ctctacCGGGAAGCTCGGGAATGCCTGACACTCCTCTCCCAGCGCCTCGGCTCCCAGAAGTTTTTCTTTGGAGACTC GCCGGCCTCCCTCGACGCCTTAGTCTTCAGCCGCCTGGCGCCGCTCCTGAAGGCGAAGCTGCCCAAcgggaagctgcagcagcacctgaagTCCCTGCAGAACCTGTGCAACTACTGCACCTCCATCCTCAGCCTCTACTTCCCCTGGGACAGAG gTGATCCCCTGACCGGCGCCCCTCGGGCTGCAGGCACAGATGGCAGTGAAGCAGAGGAGGACCCCCACAAACGGCGCAAGCAGCTGCTGTCGGTGCTGGTGGGGCTGGCGGCCATGCTGGGCTACGCCTTCCTGAGCGGCATCGTCTCCATCCAGCGCGGCAGCGTGGGGCCGGCCGGCCGGCAGCCCGTCaccctggaggaggaggaagaggaggaggaggagtga